One Delphinus delphis chromosome 3, mDelDel1.2, whole genome shotgun sequence genomic region harbors:
- the F2RL2 gene encoding proteinase-activated receptor 3, which produces MIKMKAVIFVAVGALLLSPASCQSGTECDADNLAKPTLPIKTFRGAPLNSFEEFPLSAIEGWTGTTTTVKIKCPEESVSSLHVNNATRRYLSSSLSTRLIPAIYILVFVVGVPANVVTLWMLFFRTRSIRMNVFYANLAVADFLLCVTLPFRIAYHLNGNNWVFGEVMCRATTVIFYGNMYCSILLLACISINRYLAIVHPFTYRGLPKRTYALLTCGLVWTTVFLYMLPFFILKQEYYLVQQDITTCHDVHNTCESSSPFQLYYFISLAFFGFLIPFLVIIYCYTAIIWTLNAKDRRWLWYVKASLLILVVFTICFAPSNILLIIHHANYYYNNADGLYFIYLIALCLGSLNSCLDPFLYFLMSKITNHSTAYLTMVKSS; this is translated from the coding sequence GCACGGAATGTGATGCAGACAACTTGGCAAAGCCAACCTTACCTATTAAGACCTTCCGTGGCGCTCCCCTGAATTCTTTTGAAGAGTTCCCCCTTTCTGCCATAGAAGGCTGGACAGGAACCACCACAACTGTAAAAATTAAGTGCCctgaagaaagtgtttcaagtCTCCATGTGAATAATGCTACCAGGAGGTACCTGAGCAGCTCTTTAAGTACCAGACTGATACCCGCCATCTACATCTTGGTGTTTGTAGTAGGTGTGCCAGCCAACGTGGTGACCCTGTGGATGCTCTTCTTCAGGACCAGATCCATCCGTATGAACGTCTTCTACGCCAACCTGGCCGTTGCAGACTTTCTTCTTTGCGTTACACTGCCCTTTAGAATAGCATACCATCTCAACGGGAACAACTGGGTATTTGGAGAGGTCATGTGCCGGGCCACCACAGTCATCTTCTATGGCAACATGTACTGTTCCATTCTGCTCCTCGCCTGCATCAGTATCAACCGCTACCTGGCCATTGTCCATCCGTTCACTTACCGGGGGCTGCCCAAGCGCACCTATGCCTTGCTAACATGTGGATTGGTGTGGACAACGGTTTTCTTATATATGCTGCCATTTTTCATTCTGAAGCAGGAGTACTATCTTGTCCAGCAGGACATCACCACCTGCCATGATGTCCACAACACATGCGAGTCCTCGTCTCCCTTCCAACTCTACTACTTCATCTCCTTGGCATTCTTTGGATTCTTAATTCCATTTTTGGTCATTATCTACTGCTACACAGCCATCATTTGGACGCTTAATGCAAAAGATCGTAGGTGGCTGTGGTATGTTAAGGCGAGTCTCCTCATTCTTGTGGTTTTTACCATTTGCTTTGCTCCAAGCAACATCTTACTCATTATTCACCACGCAAACTACTACTACAACAACGCCGATGGCTTATACTTCATCTATCTCATAGCTTTGTGCCTTGGTAGCTTGAATAGTTGCCTAGatccattcctttattttctcatgtCAAAAATCACGAATCACTCCACGGCTTACCTTACAATGGTGAAATCATCTTAG